The stretch of DNA GCCCTCCTCCATGTACCAGGCGTAAGCCTCGTGCCAGTCCGGTTCCACCCCCCAGAGCACGCACTGAATCTGCTCGGTCTCGTACTTGACCCCCATGCGGAAACTCCAGGCCATGGGGGTGACAATGTCCAGGCCCGGCACCTCGCGGCGGATCGCCTCGGCATCCGAGGGCAGCAGGGTTGTCACGGTCAGGTCGGGGGGCGGAAGGTCCTTGCCGCCGCCGGCGATCAGCATCATCGCCCGGGGCCCGAAATTGTTTACCCGCTCGAGCACCTTTCGTTCGGTGCCTTTGCCCACGGCCATGATCACCAGCAGCGCGGCGATACCCACCACCGTGCCGGCCATCATCAGCAGCGTGCGCAACCGGTTCTGGTTGAGGGCGCGCGCGCCCTCCAGGGCCACCCGCAAGGCTTTCACCCGTTCACCTCGCTGTTTCCGCCACCCGCCGGGCCGACTATCCGGTCACCCGTGATCCGGCCGTCGCGCAGGGTCAGGATACGCCCGGCGCGCTCGGCCACGGACTGGTCGTGCGTGATCATCACAATCGTACGGCCCTCGCCGTGCAGGCGGTCGAAGATCGCCAGCACCTCGGACCCGGAGGCCGAGTCCAGGTTGCCGGTGGGCTCATCGGCCAGGATCAGGGCCGGGTCGCAGATCAGCGCCCGGGCGATGGCCACACGCTGCTGCTCGCCGCCCGAAAGCTCGTTGGGCTTGTAGTTCATACGCTCGGACAGGCCGACCGCCTCCAGCGCCCGACGCGCCCGCGGCTCGGCGTCCGGCGGATAGTGCTCGGCGTAGATCAGCGGCAGCATCACGTTCTCCAGGGCGCTGGTGCGCTCCAGCAGGTGAAACAACTGGAACACGAACCCGATGCGGCTGTTGCGCAGGGCCGACAGCTTATCGTCATCCAGGCTCACCGCCTCCACCCCGTCCAGCTTGTAGCTGCCGCCGGTGGGTTTGTCCAGGCAGCCCAGGATGTTCATCAGGGTGGTCTTGCCGCTGCCCGAGGGGCCCATGATCGCCACGTACTCGCCGGGCTGGACCGTAAAAGACAGCCCCTTGAGGACCGGGGTGGCCATCTCGCCGCTGCGATAGGTTTTCTCGATGTCCCGCAACTCAATCACGGTTGCCTCCACCCGCCGGGGCCGCCGAGGCCGGGGCCTCGATCAGCACTTTTTCGCCCTCGCTCAGACCGTTCACCACCTCCAGCCACTGCCCGTCGCGCCAGCCCACTGCGATCTCGCGCCGCTCGGGCTTGCCGCCGTCGCCCAGCACCCAGGCCACGTTGCGGCCGCGGTCGCGCTGCACGGCGCGGGAGGGCACGGCCAGCACGCCGGGCCTGTCCTCGAGGGTCAGGGTCACGCTGGCGGTCATCTGGGGCCGCAACAGGCCCTCGTAATCTCCGGCTATGTCCAGCACCACGATGTAGTAGACCACATTCTCCTGGATCACGGCCTTGGGGTAGATCGCGCTCACCACGCCCTCGAACTCCCGCCCCGGGAACGCGTCCACGCTGAACGAACCTTTCTGGCCGGTCTTGACCTTGCCGATATCGACCTCATCCACGTAGGCGTCCACTTCCAGTCGGGTCAGGTCGATGATGGTGACGAAAGTGGGGGCGTTGAAACCGGCGGCCACTGTTTCGCCCTCCTGGGTGGAGACCGAACCGACTACGCCGTCGATGGGAGCGGTGATTGTGGTGTAGGAAAGAGTGGCGCGGGCGTTGTCCAGGGCGCCCTGGGCCCGTTCGACATCCTTGGCCGCCTGGGACAGGTCCTCGGGGTACTGGGTCTCGGTCAGGCGCAGGCTCTCGCGGGCATACTTCAGCTCGGCCTTGGCCACCTCGAGCTGCTCGCGCGCGTCGTCCACGTCCTGCTGCGAGGCCAGCTCGTCCTTGAGCAGGTCGCTCTTGCGCTGGAAGTCCTTCTCGTTCAGAGAAACCGTAGCCGCGCACTGATCCATGTAAGCGCGGGCCTTTTCGAGCTGCATGGGATAGAGCTTTTCGAGCGAGGCGAGCCGGGAGCGGGAAATCTCCAGCTCGGCCACCCGCTGGACCACGTTGGCCTCGAGGTCGGCCTTGTCCAGCTCGGCGATCACATCGCCCTTTTTCACCTTGTCGCCGATATTGCTGCGCAGCCGCTGGACCTTTCCGGAGACCCGCGCCCCCACCCGCACCTCGGCCCCCACCTTGGCGGTGACCGAGCCGGTGGCCAGCACGGTCGCGGCAAAATCACGCTTAACCACGGTCGCAGTCTTGCCCGCATCGGCTTTCCCCCCGTCGCCGCAGGCGAAAGTCGCCGCCGCCAGCAGGAGAAAGACCCCGCACCACCGTCCCGCCGC from bacterium encodes:
- a CDS encoding ABC transporter permease: MKALRVALEGARALNQNRLRTLLMMAGTVVGIAALLVIMAVGKGTERKVLERVNNFGPRAMMLIAGGGKDLPPPDLTVTTLLPSDAEAIRREVPGLDIVTPMAWSFRMGVKYETEQIQCVLWGVEPDWHEAYAWYMEEG
- a CDS encoding efflux RND transporter periplasmic adaptor subunit, which gives rise to MTAAGRWCGVFLLLAAATFACGDGGKADAGKTATVVKRDFAATVLATGSVTAKVGAEVRVGARVSGKVQRLRSNIGDKVKKGDVIAELDKADLEANVVQRVAELEISRSRLASLEKLYPMQLEKARAYMDQCAATVSLNEKDFQRKSDLLKDELASQQDVDDAREQLEVAKAELKYARESLRLTETQYPEDLSQAAKDVERAQGALDNARATLSYTTITAPIDGVVGSVSTQEGETVAAGFNAPTFVTIIDLTRLEVDAYVDEVDIGKVKTGQKGSFSVDAFPGREFEGVVSAIYPKAVIQENVVYYIVVLDIAGDYEGLLRPQMTASVTLTLEDRPGVLAVPSRAVQRDRGRNVAWVLGDGGKPERREIAVGWRDGQWLEVVNGLSEGEKVLIEAPASAAPAGGGNRD
- a CDS encoding ABC transporter ATP-binding protein, translating into MIELRDIEKTYRSGEMATPVLKGLSFTVQPGEYVAIMGPSGSGKTTLMNILGCLDKPTGGSYKLDGVEAVSLDDDKLSALRNSRIGFVFQLFHLLERTSALENVMLPLIYAEHYPPDAEPRARRALEAVGLSERMNYKPNELSGGEQQRVAIARALICDPALILADEPTGNLDSASGSEVLAIFDRLHGEGRTIVMITHDQSVAERAGRILTLRDGRITGDRIVGPAGGGNSEVNG